The Deltaproteobacteria bacterium genomic sequence TTTAACGGATGTCTCCCCTTCCAGCCTTCAGGAAGGGGTCACCCAACTGCTGCTCCAGAGCCTGAACATTTCGCGGAAAACCCTGCTCGGACTGGCCGTTCCCCGCTTACCGGAAGCGGATGCGTGGAATCGCTTTTCCAAATTGAATGTCGATCTGTTCCCCTATACTTGGGAAAATGATCGGGCATCGTTCCCGGATCTGCTGAACCGTCTGCCGAGTGTATGCATGAAAACAAACGCGAACCCTGTATAAAATGAACCCGAAACACGGTAACCATACCGGTCACAATACAGATTCTACTTGATAGGATGAGTCTTTCCCCCTTATGATAGGGCCATGGAATTGCTCGTTTCAAGGAAACACACATGAAAAAACGCTATCGTCTTCAGAACGGCGATGCCCTCGTCGTGGTAGATGTGCAGAACTGCTTTCTGCCCGGGGGATCACTCGGTATCGCTGGCAGTGACCGGATCATCGCGCAGGTGAACCGGATGATTCGCCTTTTCAATGAACGGAATCTGCCGGTCGCCTTCTCGCGGGACTGGCATCCGCCCGACCACAGTTCCTTTGAACAACAGGGTGGTCCCTGGCCCGCTCACGGCATTGCCGGAACGGCTGACGCGGATTTTCCGCCGGAGTTGTCGAAACCGGGCGCGGTCATGGTCTTTTCCAAGGCAACCCACAGAGAACATGAAGAATACTCGGCTTTCCAGGCGAAAAACGATGAGGGGCTGTCCCTTCGGGTCTGGCTGGAACAAATGAACACAACGCGGGTCTGGGTATGCGGTCTGGCGACGGATTACTGTGTTCTGAATACGGTACGGGACCTGCGCCGGGCAGGTCATGCCGTCATCGTCCTGACCGACGCCGTGTATGCCGTCCACGCAAACGGCGCTGAACAAGCGTTGACCGATATGGCTGCCCGAGGTGCCGAAATGGTAGAAACCGACCAGGTTGAGGGGTGACATGGACATCCTGACGAGCCCGCTTTTAACCGATCTTTACCAACTGACCATGCTTCAGGGTTACGTTGAGGAAGAATTATTCGATGAGGCCGTCTTTGAATTTTACGTCAGACAAATGCCGAAAAACCGTTCCTTTTTGGTGGCGGCAGGGCTGGAATCCTGTCTTGCCTTTCTGGAGAACATGGCCTTTTCGGACGAGGAGATTCTTTACCTGGAAAGGACAAAACGTTTTTCTTCCGCCCTCCTCGATTACCTGAAAACACTCCGTTTCCAAGGAGATGTGCATGCCCTGCCGGAAGGCACCATTTTTTTCCCCAAGGAACCCTTGATCCGTGTTACGGCACCCCTACCGGTAGCGCAGCTGGTCGAAACGCGCCTGATCAATTTTCTGCACTTTGAAACATTGATCGCCTCAAAAGCCGCCCGTTGCGTGATCGCCGCCCGGGGACGCGCATCACTGGTCGATTTTGGCCTGCGCCGGGCTCATGGCGCTGAAGCGGGTCTCCTTGCGGCTCGTGCAAGCTGCCTGGCCGGCTTTATCGGCACGGCGACGGTTCCGGCCGACCTGAGTTACGGCATTCCCCTTTTCGGTACCATGGCTCATTCTTATGTCGAAGTCCATGCCGACGAAGAGACGGCTTTTTTCAATTTTGCCCTGGCCAATCCGGCCAATGTAACCCTGCTGATCGACACATACGATACCCTGAAGGGGGCCCGAATCGCGGCCAAGGTGGCAGCAAAGCTGGCGGAACGGCATATTCGTGTCCAGGCGGTCCGGCTTGACAGCGGCGATTTGCTGTCATTATCCAAGGCGGTCCGGGTCATCCTGGATAGTTCCGGTTTTCCCGATATTCATATTTTTGCAAGTGGGAACCTGGATGAGTTCGCCGTAGCGGATCTGCTCGCCCAGGGTGCCCCGATAGACGGCTTCGGTATCGGTACAAGACTCGACACATCCGACGACGTTCCCTACCTAGAATGCGCTTACAAACTGATGGAATACGCCGGGGTGCCCCGCTTGAAGAAATCCAGCGGTAAAATCACATACCCGGGACGCAAGCAGGTTTACCGAACAATGCGGAACAACCGGATGTCAGGGGATATTATCGCTCTGGAGGACGAATCTCCCGTCGGCGTACCTCTTATCATGAAGGTCATGGACAAGGGGAAAAGACTCCGGAATCGGCAGAGCCTCCCGGAACTGGCGAGCTACACGGCCAAACAGCGGGCGGGTCTGCCTCCGACACTTTGTCAGCTGACCGGAACGGGCTTTTATCCGGTCAGGATATCTGATGCCCTGATACGCCTCAAGGAGGAAACGGAGCGGCGCTTGGTATAAAAAGACGGGACCATTCCATCCCCTTTTTAGTGACCATCCAGGCATCCCTTATCAGGCAATCGGATAAAAATGGTGGATATTTTTGGTTTTTTTTGTTACCCAAAGGCACCGGCCGTTTCGTCAAGCGGACGACCCGCCCGATAATCTGCTCCATATCGCACTCGGAACGACGAAGGAACCGGAGAGATCCCTCGAATACAATATCAGCAAGGAGTCATCATGTTTCAGGAAAGACAGAATGCCCGGTTCGGCGGTGCAGCAAAATATATACTCGACGATGAACTGGCCCAGATTGTAAACATTTCCATGGCCCTCGAAATGCCCCTGCTTTTGAAGGGTGAACCCGGCACAGGCAAAACCATGCTGGCTCACGCCATTGCGGAAAGCCTGAAAATGCCCCTTCTTATCCTCAACGTGAAATCAAGCATGAAACTGCTGGAGGCTCTCTATCAGTACGATACGCTGACCCGGTTGAACGACAGCCGGTTCGGTGATTCCAAGCGGGACGTGAGTCATATCGAGGCCTACATCAAGATGGGGAAAATCGGCCAGGCCTTCACGGCTGATACAAAAACCGTCCTTTTGATCGACGAAATCGACAAAGCCGATACGGACTTTCAGGATGATATGCTGGACGTTCTCGATCAGATGCAGTTCGATATCATCGAAATCGATAAGACGATCCGGGCTAAACACCGCCCTGTAATCGTCATCACATCAAACGCCAAGAAGGACCTGTCGGATCCATTCCTGGGACGATGCAATTTTCATCACATCGCTTTTCCGGACGCCGACATGATGCGCCGTATTCTGGCGGTTCATTTCCCAGACCAGAGCACGGCAGTCCTGAATGCCTGCATTGAATCCTTCTACCGTTTACGTGATATCCGGGGGCTGGAAAAAAAACCGGCGACCCGGGAGCTGATCAACTGGATCCGGGCCCTCAAGACCGACCCCGACTTCAAACCAAAATCCCTGGCTAAGGGGCTCCCCTATCTGGGCGTCTTGTTTAAAAAAAGCGGTGATCTAAACGTTGTCTCCCAGGCATTGAATCGGATGCGTTTCTAGGAGATCGCCTGTGTTCATCCAGTTTTTCTATACGCTTCGGGAGAAAGGCATCCCCATTACTCCGACGTCATTTTTGCGCCTGCAGAGGGCCATGCGTCTGGGCCTTATAACCTCTATTGAAGACTTCTATACCGCAGCCCGCGCTATTCTCATTAAAAGTGAACGCTACTTCGATCTATACGACCAGATCTTCGCCCACCACTTCAGGGGGGTGCCGTTGATTGATCCCGAGGAAGTTGAACTGGAGGAGGTGGCCCGGGCACTCCTGGAGGAATGGCTGAAAAACCCGGGAGACATTGCCGCGGCCCTGGGAATCGAAGAAAACAGACTGAAGAAAATGTCACCGGAAGCACTTCTCCAGTACTTCATGGACCGTCTGAAGGACCAAACGGAAGAACATCATGGAGGCAACAGGTGGATCGGCACCGGGGGTACCTCGCCGGTGGGACACTCGGGTTATCACCCCGGCGGTATGCGGGTGGGTGGCGTTTCCCGGAACAAATCCGCCATCAAGGTGGCCATGGAACGGCGCTTCCGGGACTATTCCCTAAGCGGACCCATTACGGAGGCCCAGATGGGGGAGGCTCTGAAGCGTCTCCGGCGCATGGTGCCTCACGGACCCAAGGATGTGGTCAATGTGGAGAAGACGATCTACGAAACCATGCGAAACGCCGGAGAAGTGGAAATTGTCTTTGACCGGCGTCTCACGGACCGTCTGAAAATTATCCTCATGATCGATAACGGCGGCTGGTCCATGGAACCTTACGTTGATATCGTTCAAACCCTGTTCAACTACGCCCGCTCCCAATTCAAGGATTTGAAGATTTACTATTTTCACAACTCGATCTACACCTATGTCTGGGGGGACCCGTATCGGCGGTATAAACCGGAACCGATCGACGAATTTATCCGTAAGGACCCGGAAACACGGCTGATTATCGTCGGAGACGCCAGCATGGCCCCATCCGAGCTCATGCACAAAAATGGCGCCATCTATTTCGATCAACGAGAAACGATACCCAGTATCGACCGCTTGAGGTTCTTGACGTCCGTCTTCCGCCACGCTGTTTGGCTCAATCCGCAGGCGGAGGAGGAATGGCATTACACCTGGACGATCGGAATCATCGAACAGATCTTTCCCATGTATGAATTAAGCCTCGATGGTCTGGACAAAGCCGTCCAGCATCTTATGTCCCGCCACTAGACAGCTCGTATGGATTTTTACCGGGTATATTTATGTAGGGGGAGAGGCTGGATAAAAAGAGAAAGGGCTCTCGGCAAGCCCGCTCTTTCCCCTGATACGTGCATCGGAATCGTTTGGGTCGGGAATTCTCAGAATCGGCAGTCCCCTCCCGGACATCACCCTGGTTGCCCCGTGGGGTACCCCTGAAAGTGCTTATTTTCCGCTCTTTTCCTTTTCTGGGTCCACGGCAAGGTCATAAGCATGTATGGTATCCTAAAATTTGATGACATATTCCCCGAAAAACAAACGGCCCGCAAATGGTGCTTCACCTCTTTGACCGTGGCGCGTCATCATTGTCGAATGCCTCCAGGTGTTTACGGGATTTGCCGGATCGTTTGTTTTGTACTGTTCCTCCTGGTGGAAGGCATCCTTTGCGCCGATGCCCGGGGAGAAACCTTTATGGACCGGCACACGGATCACTTCATCCTGACATTCACGGATCAGGACAAAAAAATCGCTGAGAACCTGATCGGAGTGATTGAAGGAATACGGGCGGATATCATTGGCAGCACGGGTAAAGATTTCACGGATAAAACAAACATCATCATTGCACCAACCATAGAATCATTTAGCAAACTGCAACCGACGGAAGCCAAAATACCCCTGTGGGCAGTGGGCGTTGCCTACCCGGAGCGCAATCTGATCATCCTGCGCTCCCCTTTCTCCGTCCGGGCCGGACACCCCGACATGATTAAAACATTCGCTCATGAATTCAGCCACATCGCTTTGGGACAAGCCCTTCCGGGGAAGACAATTCCCCTGTGGTTGACGGAGGGTCTCGCCATGTACCACGCCAGGGAATGGAGCTTCTCCCGGACAGCGATTCTCACTCGAAACGTTCTCACGGGAACCCTGATCCCTTTGCGGCAATTGACATCCGGCTTTCCTTTTGAAAAAGACGCTGCGCAACTGGCTTACGCGGAAAGTTTCATGTTCATCTCCTTCCTGATCAATCGTATGGGGCGGGAGGCTTTTCATCACTTCATTCTGGATTACAGCCGTCACGGAGACAGTGAAGGCGCCCTCCGCCGGGCGACAGGGCTCTCCCTGGCGGATCTCGAGGACCAATGGTTTGCGTACCTGAAAATGCGCGTGTCCTGGTTGCCTATCGTAACGAGTGCAACGACCCTATGGTTTGCCGCTTCGATCATTTTTATCGTGGGATATGTTAGAAAACGGATTCAGGGCGTGCAAACCCTGCGGAGATGGGAAGAAGAGGAGCTTCTGGACACCCCAATTATGAAAAAGTGAGATCTGATCATGGGATTCAAATGCGGCATTATCGGTCTGCCCAACGTTGGGAAATCAACTATTTTTAATGCGCTGACTGCGGCCGGTGCGGAGGTGGCCAACTACCCTTTCTGCACTATTGCCCCCAATATCGGCATGGCCCTTGTTCCGGATCCGCGACTTACGGCTATCGCAACGTTGGTCAAGCCGGAAAAAATCACGCCAACAGCCATGGAATTTGTGGATATCGCAGGCCTTGTCAAGGGCGCAAGCCGCGGGGAAGGACTCGGAAACCAATTTCTCGGGCACATCCGTGAGGTGGATGCGATTGTGCACATCATACGCTGTTTCAACAACCCCAATGTGGTCCATGTCGACGGCACTATAGACCCCCTGAGGGATCTTGACATCGTCCAGTTGGAATTGATTCTTGCCGATATGGAAACCATAGAAAAACAGATCGAAAAATCGGAGAAACTTGCAAAAACGGGCGACAAGGATAAGCAAAAATCCCTCGAAATATACCGGCAAATCCGGGAAGGATTGGGGAAGGGTGTTCCCGCCCGCGCACTTCCGGGTCATGAAGATTATGATGAATATCTTAAGGGTTTGCACCTTCTCACAGGCAAAAAGATGCTGATTGTCGCCAATGTCAGCGAGGAAATCCTTAGGAAGGGCGGGGAGATGTTCCAGAGGCTGAAACGAAAGGCGGCCGAGGAAGGAAATCCTGTCATTTCCATCTGCGGCGACCTGGAGGCGGAAATCGCCGAACTGCCTCCTGAGGAACAGCCCGAGTTCCTGAAGAACATGGGCCTCACGGAATCGGGCTTGGCCAAACTCATCCACGCGGGTTATGACTTGTTGGACCTGATCACCTTTTACACAACCGTTGGCACGGAACTGAGGGCCTGGACCATTTCACGGGGCACAAAAGCCCCGCAGGCAGCCGGAAAAATTCATACCGATATGGAACGGGGATTCATTCGAGCGGAAATCGTGCATTACAACGATTTCATCCAATTTGGCGGTATGCAGGGTGCTAAAGAGAGCGGCCGGGTTCATGTGGAGGGCAGGGACTACACAATCCTGGATGGAGACATCGTCCATTTTCGTTTTCACATCTGATGATGCGGTGATAGAGCGGGCCACAGGGCATAAAGAGGGCAGACAATTTAATCGGGACCCAGTCGTCAAAACCCTTGAATTCGTACATGTGTTCACCTCACCACTTTCCCGTTAGATAGTTGAACGCAATATGGCGGATCTCCTCCCAGTCCTCGTCCTGGACCATCAGGAAGGGACGGGCCGGTATGTCCGATCCGGGATGCTTCACCACACGCACCGGATGCGCCGCGCCGGGCCAGCTCCGCCAAAGCGTCACGGACTGCCCTGTCCTGTATGTCAACCTTGATCCGCATAATTTTCTTGATTTTTCCGTCTGTTATAGTAAACTGGCGTTCAATCCACCGGGGCGGGCCTGGGTTCCTGATGTCCCGGTGCGGAACGCTACGGTTTCCAGGAGCCGGATGGCTCTATCTTCCATACAAAAGAAGCCCCTTTCTCTGGTCTGCAAAATAGCTTACCTTGTCTCCCCGGAAAAACGTGTACCCCACGAACGTTCCTCCCTGATATTCACCGGCCAGCATGACATGGCGTTTCTTTTCATCCTGAAAAAACCGGATAAACCGCTTTCTCATGACGATTCTGCCCGTTTTGTCTCCCTTCATGGGCATGAGCCATATTTCAAACGGGGCTTCGAGGACCTGCCTGATCAGCGGGAAGTAGGCCTCCCGTCCGTCCAGCCGAATGTGATCGAAGAGATAGCCCGACAGAACGATCCGTCCCCCGTCAGGCGTTGCCAGCGAAAAGAGGAAGGTGGATGGCAAAAGGGGGGAACCAAAAGACCATCCACCTTTATGTGGACTGAAAGGGTTTTGGGGTTGCTCCCTTTCAGGTTGCTCCCAAGTGAAGGGGGGGTGGTGGGCGGAAAGGAGAGTTAAACCGCCCACCTGCTATATTCGCTCAAGCATCTTCATGCCGGGGATAAGGAGGCTTTCCCGGTTTCTACATGCCTTCTACGCTAATGCGACAAAAGATTATCCAACTTCACTTGATCTTTCCCTATTGATTAAGCAATATGAGTGCCAACCCGAAGAAGTTCCTCGAATATTATTGTGGGTCCCCGGAGGGATAACAAATATATAAAAATGATATCAATAGGTTATGGACTATTTATCCCCGACACATTCCTTGAGTTCAGACTGAATCGTTCGCTTTGGAACCAAGCCAGTGCGCGTCGCCCGCAACAGAATAGTGCGATCTGCGAACACAAAAAGACGCCTCTTGGTATAGGATGCGGTATTAAGGAGGGCAATGGGAAGCGTGCGCATAACGCACTGCGTGCGTTTTAAGCACGCCTCGAAAGAGGGCGATCAGTTTCCTGCTTTTTGAAGACGCTTCTGTTCGCGGATCAATTTATATCGGGAAATCCCCAGCAGTTTGGCCGCTTGGGTCTGGTTTCCGCGTGTTTTACTCAAGGCGCAAGAAATAATTTTTTCTTTGATGTCGTTGGTGATTTTTTCCGTCACCGCATTATAATCCGACACCTCAGTTTCATCGGGAGAAAACCAATCAATCTGGGATAACGGGGCAAAGAGATCTCTGCTCTTGCTCTGATCCGCACTGGCCCGCAATTCAGAAGGCAGATTCCCGGGCGTAATGACGGA encodes the following:
- a CDS encoding isochorismatase family protein, which codes for MKKRYRLQNGDALVVVDVQNCFLPGGSLGIAGSDRIIAQVNRMIRLFNERNLPVAFSRDWHPPDHSSFEQQGGPWPAHGIAGTADADFPPELSKPGAVMVFSKATHREHEEYSAFQAKNDEGLSLRVWLEQMNTTRVWVCGLATDYCVLNTVRDLRRAGHAVIVLTDAVYAVHANGAEQALTDMAARGAEMVETDQVEG
- a CDS encoding nicotinate phosphoribosyltransferase, giving the protein MDILTSPLLTDLYQLTMLQGYVEEELFDEAVFEFYVRQMPKNRSFLVAAGLESCLAFLENMAFSDEEILYLERTKRFSSALLDYLKTLRFQGDVHALPEGTIFFPKEPLIRVTAPLPVAQLVETRLINFLHFETLIASKAARCVIAARGRASLVDFGLRRAHGAEAGLLAARASCLAGFIGTATVPADLSYGIPLFGTMAHSYVEVHADEETAFFNFALANPANVTLLIDTYDTLKGARIAAKVAAKLAERHIRVQAVRLDSGDLLSLSKAVRVILDSSGFPDIHIFASGNLDEFAVADLLAQGAPIDGFGIGTRLDTSDDVPYLECAYKLMEYAGVPRLKKSSGKITYPGRKQVYRTMRNNRMSGDIIALEDESPVGVPLIMKVMDKGKRLRNRQSLPELASYTAKQRAGLPPTLCQLTGTGFYPVRISDALIRLKEETERRLV
- a CDS encoding MoxR family ATPase → MFQERQNARFGGAAKYILDDELAQIVNISMALEMPLLLKGEPGTGKTMLAHAIAESLKMPLLILNVKSSMKLLEALYQYDTLTRLNDSRFGDSKRDVSHIEAYIKMGKIGQAFTADTKTVLLIDEIDKADTDFQDDMLDVLDQMQFDIIEIDKTIRAKHRPVIVITSNAKKDLSDPFLGRCNFHHIAFPDADMMRRILAVHFPDQSTAVLNACIESFYRLRDIRGLEKKPATRELINWIRALKTDPDFKPKSLAKGLPYLGVLFKKSGDLNVVSQALNRMRF
- the ychF gene encoding redox-regulated ATPase YchF, whose product is MGFKCGIIGLPNVGKSTIFNALTAAGAEVANYPFCTIAPNIGMALVPDPRLTAIATLVKPEKITPTAMEFVDIAGLVKGASRGEGLGNQFLGHIREVDAIVHIIRCFNNPNVVHVDGTIDPLRDLDIVQLELILADMETIEKQIEKSEKLAKTGDKDKQKSLEIYRQIREGLGKGVPARALPGHEDYDEYLKGLHLLTGKKMLIVANVSEEILRKGGEMFQRLKRKAAEEGNPVISICGDLEAEIAELPPEEQPEFLKNMGLTESGLAKLIHAGYDLLDLITFYTTVGTELRAWTISRGTKAPQAAGKIHTDMERGFIRAEIVHYNDFIQFGGMQGAKESGRVHVEGRDYTILDGDIVHFRFHI